The DNA window GTGGTTTGTGCTCAAGAATTGGATGCGACAGCGATGGGATGAATTTGCTAAATTTCGTGATTGTGTAGATACTGCCTTCAAGCAATGTCTTAAGGTGTACTCGTAAGGCTATAGTAGGGCATGGCGCTATCCCTGCTTGACTTCATCAGCATACAGGTTGAACACCGGAAAATTGCAGAATGCTGAGTGGACTGGATGAGGAACGTGCAGGTGATATAGCAATCCTAATCAAGTTGTAAGGATAAGGAGAAGTTATTAGGCTAAGAGAACGACTCGTAACTATTAACCCGGCAATAATTGAGGGTGCATCTTGTTCGATGCATAAGCAATGAATGGGTGCTCAAAATACTCCTGAATGCGCGATGGTAACTTCTGCAACTTACGCAGATGAGAAATGAGTCGTCGCTTCAGTTGAGCAAGATTGCGAGTCGGTGGTTTAGAGTGAACTCCCTGCTTGACATCGCCGTTGAGATACTCGACTGGATTCAGTTGCGGTGAGTAGGACGGCAAGTAGAACAGTTCAATCTGCTCCTTGTGCTCAGCTAACCATTGCTGCACCTGCTGTCCCCGATGTACCGGATGTTGGTCCACAATCCAAAACAACTTGCGCTCTCGCTTGGCAATCAGACGAGTCCGAAACGACAAAAAGATGGCTTCCGTC is part of the Trichocoleus sp. FACHB-46 genome and encodes:
- a CDS encoding IS630 family transposase, coding for MGDESGLRSDAQVGRGYAPIGETPEIRLSQKKRVRVNFIASLSNQGSIRFMLYTSKLTEAIFLSFRTRLIAKRERKLFWIVDQHPVHRGQQVQQWLAEHKEQIELFYLPSYSPQLNPVEYLNGDVKQGVHSKPPTRNLAQLKRRLISHLRKLQKLPSRIQEYFEHPFIAYASNKMHPQLLPG